A portion of the Leifsonia sp. EB41 genome contains these proteins:
- a CDS encoding bifunctional riboflavin kinase/FAD synthetase yields the protein MRVFGSVAEIPDGFGPSAVTIGKFDGVHTGHRAVIERLRTVAAERGLTAAVITFDRNPLELLAPDKCPASLVSNRQKLELLAETGIDATLMVAFDRALADLPPEEFVRHILVDRLHAAAVLIGSDFRFGARGAGDVTLLRELGERYGFTVELIDDVRPEHGRRVSSTWIRELLAAGDVGHAAELLGSVPTVRGIVVHGAARGRELGFPTANLSPESEGLIPADGVYAGWLTDDDGTRYPAAISVGNNPTFEGVPQKQVEAYVLDRELDLYGHTVDVAFSERIRGMVAYAGIEPLIAQIAADVEQARRILTVEPA from the coding sequence GTGAGGGTGTTCGGCTCCGTCGCGGAGATCCCGGACGGCTTCGGGCCGAGCGCGGTCACGATCGGCAAGTTCGACGGCGTGCACACCGGCCACCGCGCGGTGATCGAGCGGCTGCGAACGGTCGCAGCCGAGCGCGGGCTGACCGCGGCGGTCATCACCTTCGACCGGAACCCGCTGGAGCTGCTCGCGCCCGACAAATGCCCGGCGTCGCTGGTGAGCAACCGGCAGAAGCTGGAGCTGCTGGCCGAGACCGGGATCGACGCGACACTCATGGTCGCGTTCGACCGCGCGCTCGCGGACCTGCCTCCGGAGGAGTTCGTCCGCCACATCCTCGTCGACCGGCTGCACGCCGCCGCCGTGCTGATCGGCAGCGACTTCCGCTTCGGCGCGCGCGGGGCCGGCGACGTGACGCTGCTGCGCGAGCTGGGCGAGCGCTACGGCTTCACCGTCGAGCTGATCGACGACGTGCGGCCGGAGCACGGCCGCCGGGTGTCCTCCACCTGGATCAGGGAGCTGCTGGCCGCCGGTGACGTCGGCCATGCCGCCGAGCTGCTCGGCTCGGTCCCGACCGTGCGCGGGATCGTCGTCCACGGTGCGGCGCGCGGACGCGAGCTCGGCTTCCCGACCGCGAACCTGTCGCCGGAGTCGGAGGGCCTCATCCCGGCGGACGGCGTCTACGCGGGCTGGCTGACCGACGACGACGGCACCCGTTATCCCGCCGCCATCTCGGTCGGCAACAACCCGACCTTCGAGGGCGTGCCGCAGAAGCAGGTGGAGGCCTACGTGCTCGACCGAGAGCTCGACCTCTACGGCCACACGGTCGACGTGGCGTTCTCCGAGCGCATCCGCGGCATGGTCGCGTACGCCGGGATCGAGCCGCTGATCGCGCAGATCGCCGCGGACGTGGAGCAGGCCCGTCGCATCCTGACGGTCGAGCCCGCGTGA
- a CDS encoding DHA2 family efflux MFS transporter permease subunit gives MTSSRPGAARRIPVWLAIVAASLPMFMATLDNLVVTSALPVIARDLSASIEQLQWVVNAYTLSFATLMLMAVGLGDRLGRRSVFLGGIIVFTLASAASALATEPWMLIAARAVQGAGAAALLPLSLTLLAGSVSQKLRPAAIGIWGGISGLGVALGPLIGGAVVQGWNWQAIFWLNVPLGVIAVPLVLLALPNSFGDRVRADIVGLLLAAPGVLGLVYGIVRGNDAGWDSAEVLFALIAGSALLVAFVLWESRTSAPLLPLRLFRDRSFTVANLVGMTFSFGIFGAIFILIQFLQVVQGHTPLEAGVMTMPWTLAPMVVAPLTGLVSGRTGTRLPIVVGLVFLAVAMAWIAGTLSASLPYSGMWPPFLLAGVGMGLVFAPSSTAVLANMRTADHAKASGTNSTLREIGVALGVAVLTAVFTGAGGTLTPTGYVSAAIPAVWVGAGALALAAVISLALPSRRRAAELADAAHAADEDALPAAAAAEATAEPTPVLAD, from the coding sequence ATGACCTCATCCCGTCCCGGCGCAGCCCGCCGGATCCCCGTCTGGCTCGCGATCGTCGCGGCCTCCCTCCCGATGTTCATGGCGACCCTCGACAATCTGGTCGTCACCAGCGCCCTCCCGGTCATCGCCCGCGACCTCAGCGCGTCCATCGAGCAGCTGCAGTGGGTGGTCAACGCCTACACGCTCTCGTTCGCGACGCTCATGCTGATGGCGGTCGGCCTGGGCGACCGGCTCGGCCGCCGCTCGGTGTTCCTCGGCGGCATCATCGTCTTCACGCTCGCCAGCGCGGCGAGCGCCCTCGCGACCGAGCCGTGGATGCTGATCGCCGCCCGCGCGGTGCAGGGAGCCGGCGCCGCGGCCCTCCTGCCCCTCTCCCTCACGCTGCTCGCCGGCAGCGTCAGCCAGAAGCTGCGCCCCGCCGCCATCGGCATCTGGGGAGGCATCTCCGGCCTCGGCGTCGCCCTCGGGCCGCTGATCGGCGGCGCGGTCGTGCAGGGCTGGAACTGGCAGGCCATCTTCTGGCTGAACGTGCCGCTCGGCGTGATCGCCGTCCCGCTCGTGCTCCTCGCCCTCCCGAACAGCTTCGGCGACCGGGTGCGCGCGGACATCGTCGGCTTGCTGCTCGCCGCTCCCGGCGTGCTCGGGCTCGTCTACGGCATCGTCCGCGGCAACGACGCGGGCTGGGACAGCGCCGAGGTGCTGTTCGCGCTCATCGCCGGCAGCGCACTGCTGGTCGCGTTCGTGCTCTGGGAGTCGCGCACCTCCGCTCCCCTGCTGCCGCTGCGGCTGTTCCGCGACCGCAGCTTCACCGTCGCGAACCTGGTCGGCATGACCTTCAGCTTCGGGATCTTCGGGGCGATCTTCATCCTCATCCAGTTCCTCCAGGTCGTGCAGGGGCACACCCCGCTGGAGGCCGGCGTGATGACCATGCCGTGGACGCTGGCGCCGATGGTGGTCGCGCCGCTTACCGGGCTCGTCTCCGGCCGCACCGGTACGCGCCTGCCGATCGTCGTCGGTCTGGTGTTCCTCGCCGTCGCGATGGCCTGGATCGCCGGCACGCTCTCCGCGAGCCTGCCGTACTCGGGGATGTGGCCGCCGTTCCTGCTGGCCGGCGTCGGGATGGGCCTGGTGTTCGCGCCGAGCTCGACCGCGGTGCTGGCGAACATGCGGACGGCCGACCACGCGAAGGCCTCCGGGACGAACTCCACGCTGCGGGAGATCGGCGTCGCGCTCGGCGTCGCAGTGCTGACCGCAGTGTTCACCGGCGCGGGCGGGACACTCACCCCGACCGGCTACGTGAGCGCGGCCATCCCGGCCGTCTGGGTCGGCGCCGGCGCGCTGGCACTTGCCGCGGTGATCTCGCTCGCCCTGCCGAGCCGCCGCCGCGCGGCGGAGCTCGCCGACGCCGCGCACGCCGCCGATGAGGACGCCCTCCCCGCCGCCGCGGCCGCCGAGGCGACCGCCGAGCCCACCCCCGTCCTCGCCGACTGA
- a CDS encoding TetR/AcrR family transcriptional regulator, whose protein sequence is MTSAISERIPSAARREQILGAASLVFGERGYFGATTDQIAKAAGISQPYVVRMFGSKENLFVEVLQRALDKLMTSFQATIDEWKADGSPVGEDGAGGEHHEIGRRLGLAYVNLIEDRGILLSLMQAFGMGNDAVIGGRAREGFLAIYKLVRDQVGFSPDEARTFLAEGMLLNTLLGLKLPAEYGKDVCATEIIESTFRTKLQLVLDVAGESA, encoded by the coding sequence ATGACTTCGGCGATCAGTGAACGGATCCCCTCGGCCGCGCGGCGCGAGCAGATCCTCGGCGCGGCGAGCCTCGTTTTCGGGGAGCGCGGCTACTTCGGTGCGACCACGGACCAGATCGCCAAGGCGGCCGGGATCAGCCAGCCCTACGTCGTCCGGATGTTCGGCAGCAAGGAGAACCTCTTCGTGGAGGTCCTGCAGCGCGCCCTCGACAAGCTGATGACGAGCTTCCAGGCCACGATCGACGAGTGGAAGGCCGACGGCTCGCCCGTGGGGGAGGACGGCGCAGGCGGCGAGCACCACGAGATCGGCCGCCGGCTCGGACTGGCCTACGTGAACCTGATCGAGGACCGCGGCATCCTGCTCTCGCTCATGCAGGCGTTCGGGATGGGCAACGACGCCGTCATCGGCGGGCGCGCCAGGGAGGGCTTCCTCGCCATCTACAAGCTGGTCCGCGACCAGGTCGGCTTCTCGCCGGACGAGGCGCGCACCTTCCTGGCGGAGGGCATGCTGCTGAACACGCTGCTCGGGCTGAAGCTGCCCGCCGAGTACGGCAAGGATGTCTGCGCCACCGAGATCATCGAGTCCACCTTCCGCACCAAGCTGCAGCTGGTCCTCGACGTCGCCGGCGAGAGCGCATGA
- the rbfA gene encoding 30S ribosome-binding factor RbfA, producing MADPARARKLADRIQVIIAKRLDRGLRDPRLGFVTITDVQVTGDLQHATVFYTVYGTDEERADTAAALQAATGMLRSEVGKNITARLTPTLAFQLDAIPENAAHIEDLLRRAHDHDTQVAGLATGASYAGDEDPYVKPREDEDEDED from the coding sequence ATGGCCGACCCGGCACGCGCGAGGAAGCTCGCCGACAGAATCCAGGTCATCATCGCCAAGCGGCTGGATCGCGGCCTGCGCGACCCGCGACTCGGCTTCGTGACGATCACCGACGTGCAGGTGACGGGCGACCTCCAGCACGCCACCGTGTTCTACACGGTGTACGGCACCGACGAGGAGCGCGCGGACACCGCTGCGGCTCTGCAGGCGGCGACCGGCATGCTCCGCAGCGAGGTGGGCAAGAACATCACCGCGCGGCTGACGCCGACGCTGGCGTTCCAGCTCGACGCCATCCCGGAGAACGCCGCGCACATCGAGGACCTGCTGCGCAGGGCCCACGACCACGACACCCAGGTGGCGGGGCTCGCCACCGGCGCCAGCTACGCCGGCGACGAGGACCCGTACGTGAAGCCGCGCGAGGACGAGGACGAGGACGAGGACTGA
- a CDS encoding ketopantoate reductase family protein: MRIGVVGAGAIGGTIAALLDRVGHLVEVTARGEQLAAIRADGLRLDGGWGAHTARVAAAERLQTRPELVFICTKAQDAEAAIRDNAALLDGITVVVVQNGLAGLRVATELLPGSDCVGALALYAASYLSPGRITVTTTANTYLGAGDGEPPASAVEAARILDAAMPSFAVENFTGCQWTKLMVNQVNAMPAITGLSAQETLGSRELRPIITASLQEAVRVGIARGVRFGSIQGLDDRILRFVARSPRWLAQVVPLLMRRRMGATPNPGSTLQSIRRGQLSEIDYLNGAVVAEARASGQEAPVNAALTGLVHEVEAAKAFIAPADVARRLAALLGR, translated from the coding sequence GTGCGAATCGGCGTGGTGGGAGCGGGAGCGATCGGCGGCACGATCGCGGCGCTGCTCGATCGGGTCGGCCACCTCGTGGAGGTGACCGCCCGCGGCGAGCAGCTCGCCGCCATCCGCGCCGACGGCCTCCGGCTCGACGGCGGCTGGGGCGCCCACACCGCGCGGGTCGCCGCCGCCGAGCGGCTGCAGACCCGGCCGGAGCTGGTGTTCATCTGCACCAAGGCGCAGGACGCCGAGGCCGCGATCCGCGACAACGCCGCCCTCCTCGACGGCATCACCGTCGTCGTCGTCCAGAACGGCCTCGCCGGCCTCCGCGTCGCCACCGAGCTGCTCCCCGGCTCGGACTGCGTCGGTGCGCTCGCGCTCTACGCCGCCAGCTACCTCTCCCCCGGCCGCATCACCGTCACCACGACCGCGAACACCTACCTCGGCGCGGGCGACGGCGAGCCGCCGGCGAGCGCGGTGGAGGCCGCCCGCATCCTCGACGCCGCCATGCCCAGCTTCGCGGTCGAGAACTTCACCGGCTGCCAGTGGACCAAGCTGATGGTCAACCAGGTCAACGCCATGCCCGCGATCACCGGGCTCAGCGCTCAGGAGACCCTCGGCAGCCGCGAACTGCGCCCGATCATCACCGCGAGCCTCCAGGAGGCCGTCCGCGTCGGCATCGCGCGCGGTGTGCGCTTCGGCAGCATCCAGGGCCTGGACGACCGGATCCTCCGCTTCGTCGCTCGCTCCCCGCGCTGGCTGGCCCAGGTCGTCCCGCTCCTGATGCGGCGCAGGATGGGGGCGACGCCCAACCCCGGCTCCACGCTGCAGAGCATCCGGCGCGGCCAGCTCAGCGAGATCGACTACCTGAACGGGGCGGTCGTCGCCGAGGCTCGGGCGAGCGGGCAGGAGGCGCCGGTCAACGCCGCGCTGACCGGCCTGGTGCACGAGGTGGAGGCCGCCAAAGCGTTCATCGCGCCGGCCGACGTCGCACGCCGGCTCGCCGCGCTGCTGGGCCGCTAG
- a CDS encoding A/G-specific adenine glycosylase → MPNAHRSDAFATAVVDWYHANRRDLPWRRDGFTAWGTLVSEFMLQQTPVARVIPRLEEWLTRWPTPADLAAVPPGEAVRAWQSLGYPRRALWLHSAAVAVTERHGGVVPDDVEALLALPGIGDYTARAVAVFAYGARHPVVDTNVRRVIARAVDGQGEPAPPSARRDLAAMTALLPDDRPAAAAFNAGMMELGAIVCVARSPRCDTCPLAASCAWRAAGYPAYAGPRKAAQKAYEGSDRQVRGRILAELRGSHIPVTAAELEDVWPDAEQRDRALLGLVADGLAVAEGDGYTLP, encoded by the coding sequence ATGCCGAACGCGCACAGATCCGACGCGTTCGCCACGGCGGTCGTGGACTGGTACCACGCCAACCGCCGCGACCTGCCCTGGCGCCGCGACGGCTTCACTGCGTGGGGCACGCTGGTCAGCGAGTTCATGCTGCAGCAGACGCCGGTGGCGCGCGTCATCCCTCGGCTCGAGGAGTGGCTGACCCGGTGGCCGACGCCGGCCGACCTGGCCGCCGTCCCGCCCGGCGAGGCCGTGCGCGCCTGGCAGTCGCTCGGCTACCCGCGCCGCGCGCTCTGGCTGCACTCCGCAGCCGTCGCGGTCACCGAGCGCCACGGCGGCGTCGTGCCGGATGACGTGGAGGCGCTGCTCGCGCTCCCGGGGATCGGCGACTACACCGCCCGCGCCGTCGCGGTGTTCGCATACGGGGCGCGCCATCCCGTCGTCGACACCAACGTGCGCCGGGTGATCGCGCGCGCCGTCGACGGCCAGGGCGAGCCCGCCCCGCCGAGCGCCCGGCGCGACCTCGCGGCCATGACGGCGCTCCTCCCCGACGACCGCCCGGCGGCCGCCGCCTTCAACGCCGGGATGATGGAGCTCGGCGCGATCGTGTGCGTCGCCCGCTCGCCGCGCTGCGACACGTGCCCGCTGGCGGCGAGCTGCGCGTGGCGCGCGGCGGGCTATCCCGCCTACGCCGGGCCGCGCAAGGCGGCGCAGAAGGCGTACGAGGGCAGCGACCGGCAGGTGCGCGGCCGCATCCTGGCCGAACTGCGCGGCTCGCACATCCCGGTCACGGCCGCCGAGCTGGAGGACGTCTGGCCCGACGCCGAGCAGCGCGACCGCGCCCTCCTCGGGCTGGTCGCCGACGGTCTCGCGGTCGCGGAGGGCGACGGCTACACGCTGCCCTGA
- a CDS encoding YciI family protein has translation MYAVSFYDPDPDTTPERFQRVVEAYPRHKAYLDAFAAETGDVLMIGTFGDPGTQGSMAVFRSREAAERFRDGDPFVTEGLVYRSRILDWDPVVFAQT, from the coding sequence ATGTACGCCGTCTCGTTCTACGACCCAGACCCCGACACGACGCCCGAGCGGTTCCAGCGGGTCGTGGAGGCCTACCCGCGCCACAAGGCCTACCTGGACGCGTTCGCCGCGGAGACCGGAGACGTGCTGATGATCGGCACGTTCGGCGACCCGGGCACGCAGGGCTCGATGGCCGTGTTCCGGTCGCGGGAGGCCGCCGAGCGGTTCCGCGACGGCGACCCGTTCGTCACCGAGGGGCTGGTGTACCGGTCGCGGATCCTGGACTGGGACCCGGTCGTCTTCGCGCAGACCTGA
- a CDS encoding MFS transporter: MSEATPDIASSAAAPRPLWQGRTVALLGILLVAANLRTAVAALSPIFAEIRVEFPVSSVGVGLLGMLPPVCFALFGLLAPAFTRRVSLEAVLLIALGVMLAGHLLRATAGSFVMLAVGSAVTFAGMGVGNVLLPPLVKRYFPDRIGLVTALYATVMSVSTLLPPLVAVPVADAAGWHVSVGMWALVSVLAIVPWLRILITHRPAHPAHDVEVEGTDHSMARRIWRSGLAWAMAVVFAVSSLNAYAMFAWLPQLVHDVAGTPPAEAGALLSIYAGMGIPAGLLVPLLAARMKNVSLLIYAGVAFFIAGYAGLVFAPATATWLWVAFAGLGPLLFPLSLVLINVRTRTHAGSVALSGFTQGLGYTLGALGPLVVGILHQTTGGWTVPLVVLTATALAAAAAGAVVARPVPLEDR, from the coding sequence GTGAGCGAGGCCACCCCCGACATCGCCTCCTCGGCCGCGGCGCCGAGACCGCTCTGGCAGGGCAGGACGGTCGCGCTGCTCGGCATCCTGCTGGTCGCGGCGAACCTGCGCACGGCGGTCGCCGCACTGTCGCCGATCTTCGCGGAGATCCGGGTCGAGTTCCCGGTGTCGAGCGTGGGAGTCGGGCTGCTCGGGATGCTGCCGCCGGTCTGCTTCGCGCTGTTCGGGCTCCTGGCGCCGGCGTTCACCCGGCGGGTGTCGCTGGAAGCGGTGCTGCTGATCGCCCTCGGCGTGATGCTGGCCGGGCACCTCCTGCGCGCGACGGCCGGGTCGTTCGTCATGCTCGCGGTCGGGTCGGCGGTCACCTTCGCCGGGATGGGCGTCGGCAACGTGCTGCTGCCCCCGCTGGTGAAGCGCTACTTCCCCGACCGGATCGGCCTGGTGACGGCGCTCTACGCGACCGTGATGTCGGTCAGCACCCTGCTTCCGCCGCTGGTCGCCGTGCCGGTCGCGGACGCCGCCGGCTGGCACGTGTCGGTCGGGATGTGGGCGCTGGTCAGCGTGCTGGCGATCGTGCCGTGGCTGCGCATCCTGATCACCCACCGGCCGGCGCATCCCGCGCACGACGTGGAGGTCGAGGGGACCGACCATTCGATGGCCCGCCGGATCTGGCGCTCCGGACTGGCCTGGGCGATGGCGGTGGTGTTCGCGGTGTCGAGCCTCAACGCGTACGCGATGTTCGCGTGGCTGCCGCAGCTCGTGCACGACGTCGCGGGGACGCCGCCGGCGGAGGCGGGCGCGCTGCTGTCGATCTATGCGGGCATGGGCATCCCGGCCGGCCTGCTGGTCCCGCTGCTCGCCGCGCGGATGAAGAACGTCTCGCTGCTGATCTACGCGGGCGTCGCGTTCTTCATCGCAGGCTACGCCGGGCTGGTGTTCGCCCCGGCGACGGCGACCTGGCTGTGGGTCGCGTTCGCCGGCCTCGGCCCGCTGCTGTTCCCGCTGAGTCTCGTGCTGATCAACGTGCGCACGCGCACCCACGCGGGCTCGGTCGCGCTGAGCGGCTTCACGCAGGGCCTCGGTTACACCCTCGGCGCCCTCGGCCCGCTGGTGGTCGGCATCCTGCACCAGACGACGGGCGGCTGGACCGTACCGCTCGTGGTCCTCACCGCGACGGCGCTCGCCGCCGCAGCGGCCGGCGCCGTCGTCGCCCGCCCCGTCCCCCTCGAAGACCGCTAG
- the truB gene encoding tRNA pseudouridine(55) synthase TruB, giving the protein MTGSGLVLVDKPGGWTSHDVVARVRRLAGTRKVGHAGTLDPMATGLLILGLNSSTRLLTYIVGADKEYLATIRLGATTTTDDAEGDVVAEADPAAVAAVEDDAIARGILALTGEIEQVPSSVSAIKVDGKRAYARVRAGEEVVLQARAVTIAEFELLAARRLPDPAAPVAIELDVRVVCSSGTYIRSLARDLGAGLGVGGHLTALRRTRVGPFDVREAGELDTLDPAAALIPAARAASDLFETLELTEQQAIDLTHGRRIHIADREGPGGGPVAAIAPGGHLVGLIEFRGKEARTLVNFPTDEIASA; this is encoded by the coding sequence ATGACCGGCAGCGGTCTGGTCCTGGTCGACAAGCCGGGAGGCTGGACGAGCCACGACGTCGTCGCGCGCGTCCGCCGCCTGGCCGGCACCCGCAAGGTGGGCCACGCCGGCACGCTCGACCCGATGGCGACGGGGCTGCTCATCCTGGGCCTCAACTCGTCCACGCGGCTGCTGACCTACATCGTCGGCGCGGACAAAGAGTACCTGGCGACCATCCGGCTCGGCGCGACCACCACGACCGACGACGCGGAGGGCGACGTCGTCGCGGAGGCCGACCCGGCCGCCGTCGCGGCGGTCGAAGACGACGCGATCGCCCGCGGCATCCTGGCGCTCACCGGCGAGATCGAGCAGGTCCCGAGCTCGGTGAGCGCGATCAAGGTCGACGGCAAGCGCGCCTACGCACGGGTGCGGGCCGGCGAGGAGGTCGTCCTGCAGGCGCGCGCGGTGACCATCGCGGAGTTCGAGCTGCTGGCGGCCCGGCGGCTGCCCGACCCCGCAGCGCCGGTCGCGATCGAGCTCGACGTCCGCGTGGTGTGCTCCTCCGGCACATATATCCGGTCGCTCGCCCGCGACCTCGGCGCAGGCCTCGGCGTCGGCGGCCACCTCACGGCGCTGCGCCGCACCAGGGTCGGACCCTTCGACGTGCGGGAGGCCGGCGAACTCGATACGCTCGATCCCGCGGCGGCCCTCATCCCCGCCGCGCGAGCCGCCTCCGACCTCTTCGAGACGCTCGAGCTGACCGAGCAGCAGGCCATCGACCTGACGCACGGCCGTCGCATCCACATCGCCGATCGGGAGGGACCGGGAGGCGGACCCGTCGCCGCCATCGCCCCCGGTGGCCACCTCGTGGGGCTCATCGAGTTCCGCGGAAAGGAAGCCAGGACCCTCGTGAACTTCCCGACCGACGAGATCGCCTCCGCATGA
- a CDS encoding class I SAM-dependent methyltransferase, which produces MTVRNIVRKGLAPVIGSERVDRLVDGEAKARASLASWIAPADRQASALADAVPESEYPLAPNGYRIYPYDPSRFPEPTLTRHEFLTGLHQVLQPRAYLEIGVDDGRSLTLSHTKTIGVDPAFHIVSPLRSDLLLARETSDDFFASTQAADHLAGTPLDLAFVDGMHWAEFAYRDFVNVEKLCSPLSVVVLDDMMPRTVHEAARDRYTDSWAGDVYKVVELLRAERPDLIVVPVNTFPTGVVLVLSVDPASTVLADRYDDLLPGLTAADPQDVPDHVIERTRAVDGRDLIAWPGWAELRDLRERPRATAMRRKLLASFAETFVR; this is translated from the coding sequence GTGACTGTCAGGAACATCGTGCGCAAGGGCCTCGCGCCCGTCATCGGTTCGGAACGGGTCGACAGGCTCGTGGACGGGGAGGCGAAGGCACGGGCCTCGCTGGCCTCCTGGATCGCCCCGGCGGACCGGCAGGCCTCGGCACTGGCCGACGCCGTGCCCGAGTCGGAGTACCCGCTCGCCCCGAACGGCTACCGCATCTATCCGTACGACCCCTCGCGGTTCCCGGAGCCCACTCTGACGCGGCATGAGTTCCTGACCGGTCTGCACCAGGTGCTCCAGCCGCGCGCGTACCTGGAGATCGGCGTCGACGACGGCCGGTCGCTGACCCTCTCGCACACCAAGACGATCGGCGTCGACCCGGCCTTCCACATCGTCAGCCCGCTGCGGTCCGATCTGCTGCTCGCCCGCGAGACCAGCGACGACTTCTTCGCGTCGACGCAGGCGGCGGACCACCTGGCGGGCACCCCGCTGGACCTGGCGTTCGTCGACGGGATGCACTGGGCCGAGTTCGCGTACCGCGACTTCGTGAACGTGGAGAAGCTCTGCAGCCCGCTCAGCGTCGTGGTGCTGGACGACATGATGCCGCGGACGGTCCACGAGGCCGCCCGCGACCGCTACACGGACTCCTGGGCGGGCGACGTCTACAAGGTCGTCGAGCTGCTGCGCGCCGAGCGGCCCGACCTGATCGTCGTGCCGGTGAACACGTTCCCGACCGGCGTCGTGCTGGTGCTGTCCGTCGACCCCGCGTCCACGGTGCTCGCCGACCGCTACGACGACCTCCTGCCCGGGCTGACCGCCGCGGACCCCCAGGACGTCCCCGACCACGTGATCGAGCGCACGCGCGCCGTCGACGGCCGCGACCTGATCGCCTGGCCGGGCTGGGCGGAGCTCCGCGACCTGCGCGAGCGCCCGCGGGCGACGGCGATGCGACGCAAACTGCTGGCGTCGTTCGCCGAGACTTTCGTACGCTGA
- a CDS encoding ROK family protein, whose translation MSATHLALAVDFGGTKVEAALVDADGVLLPGSRHRLPTGRTATIADLEASVGGVVRDTLAALPSDATIVGVGIGCAGPIDRKRGLVSPLNVPDWRDYPLRDFIGSVAASAGLDVPVTLEMDGVAITMAEHWVGAAQGVDNVMGMVISTGIGGGLIVDGRVITGPTGNAGHIGHVEVGDTRGEDTFGAPYALEAIASGPHTVAWARRQGFAGETGEELAAAYAAGDEVAVAAITRTGRAVGHAIASATALLDLELVAIGGGFSHSTPDLFTHMRAVIEAHYFPFVRKVRIVPSALSSEGPLIGAAALIHRCAMLPANPRD comes from the coding sequence GTGTCTGCCACTCACCTCGCACTCGCCGTCGACTTCGGCGGAACCAAGGTCGAAGCCGCCCTCGTGGACGCGGACGGCGTCCTCCTCCCCGGCTCCCGCCACCGCCTCCCGACCGGCCGCACGGCGACGATCGCCGACCTGGAGGCCTCGGTCGGCGGTGTCGTGCGCGACACCCTCGCCGCGCTCCCGAGCGACGCGACGATCGTCGGCGTCGGCATCGGCTGCGCCGGCCCGATCGACCGCAAGCGCGGCCTCGTCTCACCCCTGAACGTGCCGGACTGGCGCGACTACCCGCTCCGCGACTTCATCGGCTCCGTAGCGGCCTCCGCCGGACTCGACGTGCCGGTGACGCTGGAGATGGACGGCGTGGCGATCACGATGGCCGAGCACTGGGTGGGCGCGGCGCAGGGCGTCGACAACGTCATGGGCATGGTCATCTCGACCGGCATCGGCGGCGGCCTGATCGTCGACGGCCGGGTCATCACCGGCCCGACCGGCAACGCGGGGCACATCGGCCACGTGGAGGTGGGCGACACCAGGGGTGAGGACACCTTCGGCGCGCCCTACGCGCTGGAGGCCATCGCCTCCGGCCCGCATACCGTCGCGTGGGCGCGCCGCCAGGGCTTCGCCGGCGAGACGGGCGAGGAGCTGGCCGCAGCGTACGCCGCGGGCGACGAGGTCGCCGTCGCCGCGATCACCCGCACCGGCCGCGCCGTCGGCCACGCCATCGCCTCCGCGACGGCGCTGCTCGACCTGGAGCTGGTCGCGATCGGCGGCGGCTTCTCGCACTCCACCCCCGACCTCTTCACGCACATGCGCGCGGTGATCGAGGCGCACTACTTCCCGTTCGTGCGCAAGGTCCGCATCGTCCCGAGCGCGCTCTCCTCCGAGGGCCCCCTCATCGGCGCCGCCGCCCTCATCCACCGCTGCGCGATGCTGCCGGCGAACCCCCGCGACTAG